A genomic window from Streptomyces sp. HUAS YS2 includes:
- a CDS encoding dienelactone hydrolase family protein, whose amino-acid sequence MPIKTLQIPTPDGRADAFAAFPERGERHPGVLMYADGFGIRPVLREMALELAGHGYYVLVPNLFYRHGPAPVIELPEYIGEEARPAVFAQLMPLIEGHTADRVLRDGDAYLSFLTAQPEVSAGPVAVTGYCIGGLVALRTAVAHPGLVAALAAFHGPVGADGPDAFSKLTAQVHFGHAEGDMTPEALGELNRALDAAGVDHTSEIYPGTVHGFTMSDTDAFDPAGLQLHWDRLLHLLGRTLTDH is encoded by the coding sequence ATGCCCATCAAGACGCTGCAGATTCCCACCCCAGACGGCCGGGCCGATGCCTTCGCCGCCTTCCCCGAGCGCGGCGAGCGGCACCCCGGGGTGTTGATGTACGCGGACGGCTTCGGTATCCGGCCCGTACTGCGGGAGATGGCCCTCGAACTGGCCGGGCACGGGTACTACGTGCTCGTCCCCAATCTCTTCTACCGGCACGGCCCGGCCCCGGTGATCGAACTTCCCGAGTACATCGGAGAAGAGGCCCGGCCCGCGGTCTTCGCCCAGCTGATGCCCTTGATCGAAGGGCACACTGCCGACCGGGTCCTGCGCGACGGCGACGCCTACCTGAGTTTTCTCACCGCCCAGCCCGAGGTCAGCGCCGGACCGGTCGCGGTGACCGGCTACTGCATCGGAGGCCTCGTGGCGCTGCGCACCGCTGTGGCCCATCCCGGCCTGGTGGCCGCCCTCGCCGCGTTCCACGGCCCCGTGGGCGCCGACGGGCCCGACGCCTTCTCCAAGCTCACCGCCCAGGTCCACTTCGGCCACGCCGAGGGCGACATGACGCCCGAGGCCCTCGGTGAGCTCAACCGGGCCCTGGACGCCGCGGGTGTCGATCACACCTCCGAGATCTACCCCGGCACGGTCCACGGCTTCACCATGTCCGACACCGACGCCTTCGACCCCGCGGGGCTGCAGCTTCACTGGGACCGCCTGCTCCACCTCCTCGGCCGCACCCTGACCGACCACTGA
- a CDS encoding CU044_2847 family protein: MSSQLVQLEMPDGQVLWATVAEDDGPSDSGLGDRLTEKLHGFHESLQVVATNVRDAVASARPDEVSVEFGLELAAGESGVVAALVGGSGKAAFKVTLTWNGVAEHAAPAPQAATGPVPVPASSPAVD, translated from the coding sequence ATGTCGTCGCAGCTCGTACAGCTGGAGATGCCGGACGGCCAGGTTCTCTGGGCCACCGTGGCCGAGGACGACGGGCCGAGTGACTCCGGACTCGGCGACCGGCTCACGGAGAAGCTGCACGGCTTCCACGAGTCCCTCCAGGTCGTGGCGACGAACGTGCGCGACGCGGTGGCGTCGGCCCGCCCGGACGAGGTGAGCGTGGAGTTCGGCCTGGAGCTGGCGGCCGGCGAGAGCGGCGTCGTCGCCGCGCTCGTGGGGGGCAGCGGCAAGGCCGCCTTCAAGGTGACGCTGACCTGGAACGGGGTGGCGGAGCACGCCGCACCGGCTCCGCAGGCCGCGACCGGGCCCGTGCCTGTCCCCGCGTCGTCCCCGGCGGTGGACTGA
- a CDS encoding trypsin-like peptidase domain-containing protein: MSGQTSLSRLQSLLENCRVLVTGVTQGTGFLVAPGYVVTCAHVAGSAPGTWVPVVWGGAEYTGVVRAASAAARGDGLWPYPDLAIVELADPPAWHPCVWLDTLPIASGTELTAVGFSGVYDRRAAAERMALLTVGGRHSFQGGPMVELTGGEVNHGLSGGPVLNHRSGGVCAVVKATRKKDTDMGGLGTPVTALRLLEPSVYRELMRAHDRFHLADERWAALSDRVAEEAGGAAATQLAPASARALLGVLAELPVRTEAASHMAAYVAASPEGMPPPPGPPLLDHRDVFTDLAALMPPDPGVLPYELAFAADRTREATRDEGPDAGRGKSGADAALMLRDHVFIAAGELRLGKEARRRLDAGPRSYATQASGTGAIGLGAGACDMRDAAPHDTRPSVVGRIRHSMRDRRLYHVMVWRFRSPTDVTAAGPESDALPLADAVALLSERLPEQVKIMGESGETGLIELILPKEALDEGFPQVRMPPPWESWRLGGKQHVVVRPLERHEAPALRGALERRWRQLDDRTVGEALVCVCGRDAQHEAALGASFELDETLAALALAGSPRSGPVGDAYRVAVVSGVPMMMWHRNSAACERGDGTPCGVPGRQSCTGSFYTAARKHLGHAARDELPEQVRRLRLGALLPRQDGGDHIGEDIVLLWDDPRRQIPPVPLAPAEEGRS, from the coding sequence GTGAGCGGACAGACCTCGTTGTCCCGGCTCCAGAGTCTGCTGGAGAACTGCCGTGTCCTCGTCACCGGAGTGACGCAGGGCACCGGCTTCCTCGTCGCGCCCGGATACGTGGTGACCTGCGCACATGTCGCCGGGTCAGCGCCCGGGACGTGGGTGCCGGTGGTGTGGGGCGGCGCGGAGTACACCGGTGTGGTCCGCGCGGCCTCGGCAGCGGCCCGGGGCGACGGACTGTGGCCGTACCCGGATCTGGCGATCGTGGAACTGGCCGATCCGCCGGCCTGGCACCCCTGCGTCTGGCTGGACACCCTGCCGATCGCCTCGGGCACCGAGCTGACCGCGGTCGGCTTCTCCGGCGTGTACGACCGCCGTGCGGCAGCGGAGCGGATGGCTCTGCTCACCGTCGGCGGCCGGCACTCGTTCCAGGGCGGCCCCATGGTCGAGCTGACGGGCGGCGAGGTGAACCACGGGCTGTCCGGCGGTCCGGTGCTCAACCACCGCTCCGGGGGCGTCTGCGCCGTCGTGAAGGCGACCCGGAAGAAGGACACGGACATGGGCGGCCTGGGCACGCCCGTCACCGCGCTGCGACTGCTGGAACCGTCCGTGTACCGGGAGTTGATGCGCGCCCATGACCGCTTCCACCTGGCCGACGAGCGCTGGGCGGCGCTGTCCGACCGGGTCGCGGAGGAGGCGGGCGGTGCCGCGGCCACGCAGCTCGCACCCGCCTCGGCCCGAGCTCTCCTGGGGGTGCTGGCCGAGCTGCCGGTACGGACCGAGGCCGCGTCGCACATGGCGGCGTACGTGGCCGCGTCGCCGGAGGGCATGCCCCCGCCGCCGGGCCCGCCGCTCCTCGACCACCGCGACGTGTTCACGGACCTGGCCGCGCTGATGCCCCCGGACCCGGGTGTGCTGCCGTACGAACTGGCCTTCGCGGCGGACCGCACCCGCGAGGCGACCCGCGACGAGGGACCGGACGCGGGGCGGGGCAAGAGCGGGGCGGATGCGGCTCTGATGCTGCGGGACCATGTCTTCATCGCGGCCGGCGAGCTCCGCCTCGGGAAGGAGGCGCGGCGACGGCTGGACGCGGGCCCCCGGTCGTACGCCACGCAGGCGAGCGGGACCGGGGCGATCGGACTCGGGGCGGGGGCATGCGACATGCGGGACGCGGCGCCCCATGACACCCGGCCGTCGGTCGTCGGCAGGATACGGCACTCGATGCGCGACCGGCGCTTGTACCACGTGATGGTGTGGCGGTTCCGTTCGCCGACGGACGTCACGGCCGCGGGCCCGGAGTCGGACGCGCTGCCACTGGCCGACGCGGTCGCCCTGTTGTCGGAGCGGCTGCCCGAACAGGTCAAGATCATGGGCGAGTCGGGCGAGACCGGTCTCATCGAGCTGATCCTGCCCAAGGAGGCGCTCGACGAGGGGTTCCCGCAGGTCCGGATGCCCCCACCGTGGGAATCGTGGCGGCTCGGCGGCAAACAGCACGTCGTGGTGCGCCCGTTGGAGCGACACGAGGCGCCGGCCCTGCGCGGGGCGCTGGAGCGGCGCTGGCGGCAGCTCGATGACCGGACGGTCGGCGAGGCACTGGTGTGCGTCTGTGGCCGGGACGCCCAGCACGAGGCGGCCCTGGGGGCTTCGTTCGAGCTGGACGAGACGCTGGCCGCGCTCGCCCTGGCGGGTTCGCCCCGATCCGGGCCGGTCGGGGACGCGTACCGGGTGGCGGTGGTCTCGGGGGTGCCGATGATGATGTGGCACCGCAACAGCGCTGCCTGCGAGCGCGGGGACGGCACGCCGTGCGGGGTGCCGGGGCGGCAGTCCTGCACCGGCTCGTTCTACACGGCCGCCCGCAAGCACCTGGGGCATGCCGCCCGCGACGAACTCCCCGAACAAGTTCGGAGGTTACGCCTCGGCGCTCTGCTGCCGCGACAGGACGGCGGCGACCACATCGGCGAGGACATCGTGCTGCTCTGGGACGACCCACGGCGGCAGATCCCGCCCGTGCCGTTGGCTCCGGCCGAGGAAGGAAGATCCTGA